AGTAgctcagtggttctcaaactttttctgCTGGGCCCCCTTTTGTagagaaaaatattttcattaccccatccattttttttttttttttggcatcttttatgctcaccacggctgcatttatttattaaccttGTATTGTTCACTACCCTTTTGTTATGTTCAGGATGAAAACATCCACTAAATTAAActgttgtaaaaatgtattagataaatatttttttcaattttttttttgcataaatttgTTAGTCAACCTCAGTCCTGATCAAAACTactaaatgtttgaaaaaaaaaaaaaaaatccaggatTTTTACTCTTTTATTGCCAAGTTTATAAATGATGTAACTGATTTGGGGGGGAAAACAcaaaatgacttattttcaatataaaaagtgattatggactggatatttttttaccttttatcaCAGTCTTGGGCATGTCATAGATTAGTAACAACATTGGCTTTGATACATTGTTAGTTTTTGTGCAGcatcagattttaattttttctcccTTATTTACTGTTCGTGGCTGTTTTTGCCCCAATGACTTCCATTATATACAACATTTTTTGATTGCAAAGCCATGACACAATATAATCATGCATTCTTGATTGTTGGTGGTTTTCCCTGTTGGGAAGAGgtaaaatttgtcatttttacagttgaTCACCAGGTGGCACCATTAACTCTTCAGATAGgcctgtgcaaaaaaaaaaaaaagcttagttTCTGGCTTTTATATGGAGTTATAACAGCTtattatagtgtgtgtgtgtgtgtgtgtgtgtgagagagagagagtgagtgagggACCTTTGCGCACTTACCTTGATGCGTCtgagaaaatcaaaatatgcaCCTCAGCTCTCAGAACTACAAAAACaaagtaagtgtatttatgCACCTGCTGCCTTTTGATGGTGAGAAGTACGGATGGCCTATGTGTGAAATGCTTGTCTTTTCTTGATGGTAAAGCCAGTTTAAAACCTTCAGTGATACgcttttccatttttttctgtaaaaaatcTACTCTGCATCAGATTTATGAACAATTTATTATGAACCAAAATGCAGCAACTCCAGTTTCGCATTATGCGGCGCCCATGGAGGTTGGTCATACTGACAATGAGGTCAGTCATCTCCTCTGTAAAAAACAGATTGAACACAGAATCCACGTTCTGGAACCTTGCGACGGTCGGCtgttgggcagtttttgtttgtcagCCGACTAAGGCCCCATTTACACTGCACGGTTCAAGTGACCCAATTccgattttttcctcccatgtggCACAGATCGGATATGAGTCACGACCgtgtaagcaggaaaaaagcGCATGGATTCCAATTTTCACAGATCGGTTTCAGGCCTCATCCATATGTGGTTATAAATCGGATATGAATCGGATATGTGCGTTTGCGCCTGCAGTGTCGGATATTCCCCTGTAAATGCGACTCCTGCGTCATTGAAAAGTGAGGGGTTTTTAACATTTCGCGGAACATCCCTAGTTCACTGGCAGagtattaatttcatttgtttgtgttaaataaaaggcGATCTGACATTGAAATGTGTTGCTCTTGAAATCACACGTTGCCGCTGTTGTCAGTGATGACGGCTCGTGCACAGATGCGCGCTTCAGTCCCGTTGTAGAGACTTAACTATTATAGTCCCGTTGTAGAGACTAACTACAAACTTGTACCTgcccttgatatacaatcactgatgaacgcATTGgtttgaatgaaaaaaaaactaatacaggacggcggattcgaacccagaAGCTGTAACATTCAAATATCTGCCCGTAACCCAGTCTTATTCCACTCGCACACTTCAGCGGAGCTGCGTACGTATACTGTCGTGAAGAATTTGTAGcctattatttttatgtaaaaaaaaataatgtacacTAAATTATGTAAACTATTGCATTAAAATGGTTTTTATATGAATTCATGTCAATAAATTAAGCTCAATGTACCACTGAAATTGATTTGTGATGTCATATATGCTATTTTTGGTACGTTTCGCCAAGTGCAGTGTAAAAAGGAGACATCGGATAcaggtcacttttaaaagaaatgtaagcaCGTCGTCCAaaaaaaatcggatatggtcaaaagatcggatctgtgcattaagacttgcagtgtaaatgtggCCTAAGTTTTCTTAGTGTGTTCTGCACTGTTGGCCCTCATCTGCTTTTTTTTcccggccgattcgacatgttgaatcggcgtcagAGCTCGtcgtccgtcgggccatctgatcattctgattggctgttcagctacagCTACCTGCTGGTTTGCAAAGGCATTTTATCTTACGCAGGTGCAGAACAGACTTGCTACTTGGCTGTCGGCTGTCAAGCTtcagtttggtgtgtcagggcaactttggacccagacccTGCCGACATgagttggcttggtgtgttcctgccttaacgTGTCTGCCCTGGAGTCACGCCTCTGGCAGGCTGAAGAAAGGGAGTTGTCTCCATGTTGGTggaaaaccacactttgccgtTTCTCCCAATCCACCCAGATCCAGGGTCCTCTGAATCCTCCTTGCCTTCAGTGGAAGTTGGAGAGGATGATGAGTGTGCCCCAACAAAATCAGGATCTGACTCTCCTGAGTCTGTGGTGTCACAGGGAGAAGACAATACATCTTGCAGCTCGCTGGAGGGGTCAGGCTGCATAATCATTTCTAAAACTTAGGTACAAGTCAAGCCCTTTCTCATGTTGCTTGCCTCTTCTCACCATCAAATGACCAGCAGGATGGCATGCAAGTGTTTAAATCCACTTACCTTGTTTTTGTTTAGTCTGTACTTCTCACCATCAAAAGGCAGCAGGTGcataaatacacttactttgtttttgtttactaCGTGTAGTTCTGAGAtgcatattttgattttctcaGATACATCATGGCAAgtttgtctctctctttctctcactcacacacacacacacacacacacacacactataataTGCTGTTATACTCTATATAACTCCATATAAAAGCCAGAAACTAAGTTTTCTTTTTTGCACAAGCCTATCTAAAGGGTTAATGGTGCCACCTGGTGATCAACagaaaaaatgacaaattttacCTCTTCCCAACAGGGAAAACCACCAACAATCAGAATGCATGATTATATTGTGTCATGGCTTTGCAatcaaaaaatgtcattataatGGTAGTCTACGGGGCAAAAACAGCCACgaacagtaaatgagggagaaaaataaaaatctgatgCTGCACAAAAACTAATATCCAGTCCACAATCactttttatattgaaaataagtcattttgtgtgtgttttccccCCCAAATCAATGACATCATTTATGAACTTGGCAATTAAAGGTgttacagaggatgttttgttttatacgtTTTTGCATTGTATATTGCAAATGCagtattacttgaaactgtctttactaactgataaaagactatttattaggtgcactgaaaggaataatatcagtatacatcatctgtgcacgaggtagggccttgaaaacatcagccaatcgtttacacgatcatcgcgtaaacgattggccctctggcttgtcaatcactgccattacgtttcttgtgagagacgtgcgcgctccagtaactttccacaggcACCGCATGCGCATAGTGCATAAAACTCCGTCATTAGCTTCGGTTTGTTTTCATTGTCGCTCCTGCTTTCCTCCTCGAATTTGCACCATGGCAGATAAGAAACCCGAAGGAGGACGCAAAAGAAAGACTTTGTTTGAGGTCGCTGAGAAGAGGAGAAAATTGTCTCAAGAACGTAATCAAACTAGAGTCGTTCTTGGACAAACATTTCAACGCTGGAGAGCAACGAAGGAACAGATAGGTGTCAAGACAGATGCGCAGTTCGCAAAAATTCTTCTCGACAGGTAACAGTGATTATCCTTTCTTGATGGAATAATTATTGTTGTACTGTTATTCAGGTATGTTGACGTTGTTCTTGTACTGTAGTTGTAAGGCAATGACCAGTTTGCTAAATGCTACATGCTAGTTGAAATGGGAGTAACGTTGACTGAGCTACGTCTTATGTGTTTATTATCATATCATTTCACACCCCCAAAAAATTCTCAGACTTACAGTAACTTAATCTCATTGTAGTTATGATACTGTTACTTCAACTCCGCTGACAAACCAATGGGTGAGACCCCAGGCTCCAGCTGTGTCCACTATTTTGCAGGAGTCACTTGCAGATCGGTGAGTTTTAGGTTGAACCAAGGTAACTATTGTTCAGGAAATTCAACTCCATGAGATCCAATGTAAATGTACGTTGTTATTGCCCTTATAGCAATGCTGTAATGCTATACGATAGCTTAGCTTTATTGATACAGTTCGTgcctaaataaaaacatatccAAAATTTCGACTTACAATGTCagaaatattttgttatttgaaaaatatctgccaaatacagtcaatgtttttgtcaggagtatcaactgcagattatgagttacctgcggtgaatccgacataatgaatccactaacacgacacagcgaatgccggtggtaaacactcgtgttccaatactcgtgcacgagttttgggaggcgttccctccaaatgagctgtgaaggaggggggttattcttacgcatgcgctcatttcaaaaactcactaacagtctttggtttctcagtcgtcgaaaacatcctctgtaacACCTTTAACAtataatgtattcctgtgatcaaagctgaattttcagcatcattgctccagATTTGGAAATCCATTTGTTCTTTGTGTTGAAGCACTGGAGTTCATCAGAAATTGAACAGGGCATCAGTATACTTTCTGagattaattgtttaattgtttattagGCCACTAGttcatcggcttggtgtgttcctgcctttaagcATATTCTTCATCTGCTTTACGTTTATCTGGTACCTGCAGTCCTTTCACAAATTTGTACATGAGCAGAACCATGCATcgttcatttatatttttacatggtTCTGATACTTCAGTCGCACCATCGTTAAGCAATAAAATTACCCcactgtaaaaacaaatacaatgaGTGTGCAAACATTTAGGTGagataaatgtaattttaaaaattgtCTAAAGAATGGTACAATAAGTGAGATGCAGCTGTGATTAGATGCCAAAAAGTAGGTAATTTGCAACTTTAATAAGCACATTGTGCTATGAATGggcttaaagtccctgtaaagtcaattctgagaattttttctaacactttataaatgttacaaatgtattgctgaaacacattacaaagtctgtgaattgagtaatgcttaattgtgaagttagagcgttaaacagtttttcaccaagtctctgctcaggattttttgggcggagctaaaacgggggtctaATGAAGCACATCgtcccccgagcatagcccctcccctaacactatataactgtcgatgacgcaccgagcgtggcgccgcctctaactctacagcggttcactcgctcaatctcgagtgttATTACAGTcatacagccctttgcacatttagctagtaatgccttcgtcacgcaaatgcatattacatggttgttataatatacaatatgctcggtctccttatttaaatttcctaaaacgatgatatgaaggattctaaagtgatcgttctacaccggacaattttacaaactttcatcagacagctgggattcacagataatccgctgtttttggtgaatgtgactgaacagacctcgtCCCCCCCTCCCGCCTCGGCCGTCTTACCGTCCCGACCATAACCGATGGtatatggggccggacagagtctctcccgtcccggccttcatcctcccgtctcgcggcgccgtcatttgtcgactcgacaacagtccggcagtacgtgcccaatgagtgtaagttgtcgtgtgtgcttatgttataattagtaggtagtccacagtaactctactaaaatgtgcaaccctctaacgtgattcttttgtttatatgcatcagtatgtttgactcattagacaagtcagttgagacggcagctctcgcgagtgggtgtggtttcagcgccgacagcagacacgcccccagcgtttgagagcagagagcgctgcctattttttcgagattttgataacttatttcatttacttgcagatttttttaatgattcaaatttggctgggtggttaataacacatttttctgtggtgtgacaagctcaaaacacatactttaaaatgactttacagggactttaaagcTTAGCAAAAGGTCTTGGTTTCTctacaaaatatttttctaataGGAACGTGGTTGGCAAACCCTTATTAAACTCAGGTTAACttgtatttctctctctctctttttttgccATAGACCTGATGCAGCTAAAAGAAGCAAGTGAAGTACTGAATGAAATGGAAGAGAAAGATCAATATGAGAAACATTGTGATTTAATAACTGGAGAAAAATCTTTTAGTTGCTCACAGATCGAAAAGGCTTCCTGTCAAAAGACAGGATCTAAAAGtcatttcacctgccaacagtgtggagaGAGTTTTGATCAATATGGatgccttaaagtccacatgagaattcacaccggagagaagcctttctcCTGCCagcagtgtggaaaaagtttcactcAAAAAGCTAGCCTTAAAATCCatatgagagttcacactggagagagtccTTACACATGCAAGCAGTGTGGACAAAGTTTTACTCAATTAGGaggccttaaagtccacatgagaattcactcTGGAGAAAAGTCTTTCAACTGCCAACATTGTGGAAAAAAATTCTTTCGGAAAGGATGCCTTACAATCCACATGAGgcttcacactggagagaaaccttacatcTGCACACTGTGTGAAAAGAGttttacacaaaaacaaacccttGATTCCCATatgaaaattcacactggagagaactTATACACCTGCAAAATGTGTGAGAAGAGCTTCTCTCGAAAAGACGGTCTTAAgaatcacatgagaattcacactggagaaaagccgtTCGTATGTGGTCACTGTGGAAAGGAATTCAGACGTAATGAAACACTTAAtgcccacatgagaattcacaccggagagaagccttacacctgcaaactgtgtgggaagagcttctcGCAAAAAGGAAATCTTACAAcccacatgagaactcacactggagagaagccattcgaATGTggtcagtgtggaaaaagttacAAAATTAAAGTAAACCTTGATTTACACATGAGGATTCACTCGAGAGAACTGTTTTAAAAGTCAGTGTGGAAGGAGTTTCATAAAAGAAAATCTTTCAAAATATGTATCTGTGAAATTAAAGCTATATTCACACTGCAACTAAATGTGGGCAAAATCTGACCGTCCACCTTCAAGAATACTTGTTTTATTTGCATTCTTTATGCTTTGACTttagaaaagagaaagaaaataaaaaaaactatagtcAAATACTCTATTCTGTATATTGACacctcaaaatcaaaatattagaCTTGCTATGAAATGCCAAAATATGAATGAAAGATTGCACACAAATGTTCATAAACtaaa
Above is a genomic segment from Megalobrama amblycephala isolate DHTTF-2021 linkage group LG14, ASM1881202v1, whole genome shotgun sequence containing:
- the LOC125245881 gene encoding gastrula zinc finger protein XlCGF8.2DB-like; its protein translation is MQLKEASEVLNEMEEKDQYEKHCDLITGEKSFSCSQIEKASCQKTGSKSHFTCQQCGESFDQYGCLKVHMRIHTGEKPFSCQQCGKSFTQKASLKIHMRVHTGESPYTCKQCGQSFTQLGGLKVHMRIHSGEKSFNCQHCGKKFFRKGCLTIHMRLHTGEKPYICTLCEKSFTQKQTLDSHMKIHTGENLYTCKMCEKSFSRKDGLKNHMRIHTGEKPFVCGHCGKEFRRNETLNAHMRIHTGEKPYTCKLCGKSFSQKGNLTTHMRTHTGEKPFECGQCGKSYKIKVNLDLHMRIHSRELF